One window of the Anaeromyxobacter dehalogenans 2CP-C genome contains the following:
- a CDS encoding glycerate kinase type-2 family protein, protein MSARRPLAAACEAVYRATLARTAAARLVTEALAREPLPPGPVRLAALGKAAAPMLEAALAALRGRAREPLCVLPEGARPPVAPGARCIAAGHPRPTAGSLEAGQALLDWAAAGGGAPALVLLSGGGSALAVAPAEGLAPEEKAGAIAALMRAGLTIQALNAVRKHLSRLKGGQLGARLAPADVRVLVLSDVPGDDLSVIASGPLAPDPSTFGEALAAVHDAGAALPGPVRARLEAGARGELPETPKPGDPRLAGVRHRLLAGPVDLARTAAEVARGMGMEAAVDPVPLTGDVVAVAARLALWARERAGRPGARGPRLLALGGEPTIRIPAAAAAPEGGRAQHLALLAAAGLDGLPAALLAAGSDGRDGPTGQAGAVVDGESAGEAARRGIDLARALAEARSGPAAVALGAAIPRFETGTHLCDLVLVAVE, encoded by the coding sequence GTGAGCGCGCGCAGGCCGCTCGCGGCCGCCTGCGAGGCGGTGTACCGCGCCACCCTGGCGCGCACCGCCGCGGCGCGCCTGGTGACGGAGGCGCTGGCGCGCGAGCCGCTCCCGCCCGGCCCGGTGCGCCTGGCGGCGCTCGGGAAGGCCGCCGCCCCGATGCTGGAGGCGGCGCTCGCCGCGCTCCGCGGGCGCGCCCGCGAGCCGCTCTGCGTGCTGCCCGAGGGCGCCCGGCCCCCGGTCGCGCCGGGCGCCCGCTGCATCGCCGCCGGCCACCCCCGGCCCACCGCCGGCTCGCTCGAGGCGGGGCAGGCGCTCCTCGACTGGGCCGCCGCGGGCGGCGGGGCGCCGGCGCTGGTGCTGCTCTCCGGCGGCGGGAGCGCGCTGGCGGTGGCGCCCGCCGAGGGCCTCGCGCCGGAGGAGAAGGCCGGCGCGATCGCCGCGCTCATGCGCGCCGGGCTCACCATCCAGGCGCTGAACGCGGTGCGCAAGCACCTCTCGCGGCTGAAGGGCGGCCAGCTCGGCGCGCGGCTCGCGCCCGCGGACGTGCGCGTGCTGGTGCTCTCCGACGTCCCCGGCGACGACCTCTCGGTGATCGCGTCCGGCCCGCTCGCGCCGGATCCGAGCACGTTCGGCGAGGCGCTCGCGGCGGTGCACGACGCGGGCGCGGCGCTGCCCGGGCCGGTGCGGGCGCGGCTCGAGGCGGGCGCGCGCGGCGAGCTGCCGGAGACGCCGAAGCCGGGCGACCCGCGCCTCGCCGGCGTGCGCCACCGGCTGCTGGCGGGCCCGGTGGACCTGGCGCGCACCGCCGCGGAGGTGGCGCGCGGGATGGGCATGGAGGCGGCGGTCGATCCCGTCCCGCTCACCGGCGACGTGGTGGCGGTGGCGGCGCGGCTGGCGCTCTGGGCGCGCGAGCGGGCGGGGCGGCCGGGGGCCCGCGGGCCGCGGCTGCTCGCGCTCGGCGGCGAGCCCACCATCCGCATCCCCGCCGCCGCGGCGGCGCCCGAGGGCGGGCGGGCGCAGCACCTGGCGCTCCTCGCCGCCGCCGGCCTGGACGGCCTCCCGGCGGCGCTGCTCGCGGCCGGATCGGACGGGCGCGACGGGCCCACCGGGCAGGCCGGCGCGGTGGTGGACGGCGAGAGCGCGGGCGAGGCGGCGCGCCGCGGGATCGACCTGGCGCGGGCGCTCGCCGAGGCCCGCTCCGGCCCCGCCGCCGTGGCGCTCGGCGCCGCCATCCCGCGCTTCGAGACGGGGACGCACCTCTGCGACCTGGTGCTGGTCGCGGTCGAGTGA
- the fmt gene encoding methionyl-tRNA formyltransferase encodes MRIAFLGTPAFAVAALDALDRAGHALVAVVAQPDRPAGRGQALREPATKAWARAHGVAVLQPEKVRDGTLAAALRALAPDALVVAAYGRILGKDLLTLAPHGAINVHGSLLPRWRGAAPIQWAVAEGERETGVTIMQMDEGLDTGDILLQRALELREDDTSETLAPRLAALGGEALAEALRLLEAGAIVPVRQDPAQATLARILEKEDGRVAWESPARRVADRLRGFTPWPGAFTTLEGRTLKVLEARPAADLAAPAGEPGEAEVVAGRGLAVACGGGTALLVTRVQLEGRPAQSALDLANGLRRKRFRLGT; translated from the coding sequence ATGCGCATCGCCTTCCTCGGCACCCCCGCCTTCGCGGTCGCCGCGCTCGACGCGCTGGACCGCGCCGGTCACGCGCTCGTGGCCGTCGTGGCGCAGCCCGACCGCCCTGCCGGGCGCGGCCAGGCGCTCCGCGAGCCGGCCACCAAGGCCTGGGCCCGCGCGCACGGCGTCGCGGTGCTCCAGCCGGAGAAGGTCCGCGACGGGACGCTCGCCGCCGCCTTGCGCGCGCTCGCGCCGGACGCGCTGGTGGTCGCCGCCTACGGCCGGATCCTCGGCAAGGACCTGCTCACGCTCGCCCCGCACGGCGCCATCAACGTCCACGGCTCGCTGCTCCCGCGCTGGCGCGGCGCCGCGCCCATCCAGTGGGCGGTCGCCGAGGGCGAGCGGGAGACCGGCGTCACCATCATGCAGATGGACGAGGGGCTCGACACCGGCGACATCCTGCTGCAGCGCGCGCTCGAGCTCCGCGAGGACGACACCTCGGAGACGCTCGCGCCCAGGCTGGCGGCGCTCGGCGGCGAGGCGCTCGCGGAGGCGCTCCGCCTGCTCGAGGCCGGCGCGATCGTGCCGGTGCGCCAGGACCCGGCGCAGGCCACCCTGGCGCGCATCCTCGAGAAGGAGGACGGGCGCGTCGCGTGGGAGAGCCCGGCGCGACGCGTCGCCGATCGGCTGCGCGGCTTCACGCCCTGGCCCGGCGCGTTCACGACGCTCGAGGGCCGCACGCTGAAGGTCCTGGAGGCGCGGCCCGCCGCGGACCTCGCGGCGCCCGCGGGCGAGCCCGGCGAGGCGGAGGTGGTCGCCGGCCGCGGGCTCGCGGTCGCGTGCGGCGGCGGGACGGCGCTGCTCGTGACCCGGGTGCAGCTCGAGGGCCGGCCGGCGCAGTCGGCGCTCGACCTCGCGAACGGCCTGCGCAGGAAGCGCTTCCGGCTGGGCACCTGA
- a CDS encoding RsmB/NOP family class I SAM-dependent RNA methyltransferase, with product MAVRTSIPAAGARGIAFEVLRRVDEGGAYASRALDAALGAAGALDPREAGLATQLVYGTLRRALALDAALAPHSRRPLAELDPAARVALRLGAYQLLVLGTPAHAAVGETVTLAKAADHGRAAGYVNAVLRALSRAPRFPDPPALEADPAGHVAAAEALPRWVAEEWVAWLGAGEALALARAMNAPAPLCVRTPDREALLGRARAAGLTAAPAARAPGGVVLTGASVAELAHAAGDVPFQVQDEAAQLVTLLAAGDLAGRPARVLDACAAPGGKAFHLAELLGPGAEVVAVELHPRKADELAREAARRGLPAVRVVCADAGKPIPGLEPGSFDAVLVDAPCAGLGTLRRHPELKLRRAPGDLPRMAALQRQIALNAARYARPGAPVVYSICSLSRAEGPEVVEALLAQGFRRAPPPAGFPADVLDAQGDLLALPSRHGTDGFYAARLVRDAPSTD from the coding sequence ATGGCCGTCCGCACGTCCATCCCGGCCGCGGGCGCCCGCGGCATCGCGTTCGAGGTGCTCCGGCGCGTGGACGAGGGCGGCGCGTACGCGTCGCGCGCGCTCGACGCGGCGCTGGGCGCGGCCGGCGCGCTCGATCCCCGCGAGGCGGGGCTCGCCACCCAGCTGGTCTACGGCACGCTCCGGCGGGCGCTCGCGCTCGACGCCGCGCTGGCGCCGCACTCCCGCCGCCCGCTCGCCGAGCTGGATCCGGCCGCGCGGGTCGCGCTGCGGCTCGGCGCCTACCAGCTGCTCGTGCTCGGCACGCCCGCGCACGCGGCGGTGGGCGAGACGGTGACGCTCGCGAAGGCGGCGGACCACGGCCGCGCCGCCGGGTACGTGAACGCGGTGCTCCGGGCGCTCTCGCGCGCCCCGCGCTTCCCGGACCCGCCCGCGCTCGAGGCGGATCCGGCCGGCCACGTCGCCGCCGCCGAGGCGCTGCCGCGCTGGGTGGCCGAGGAGTGGGTGGCCTGGCTCGGCGCCGGCGAGGCCCTGGCGCTCGCGCGGGCGATGAACGCGCCGGCCCCGCTGTGCGTGCGGACGCCCGATCGCGAGGCGCTGCTGGGGCGGGCCCGCGCCGCCGGGCTCACCGCGGCGCCCGCGGCCCGCGCGCCGGGCGGGGTGGTGCTCACCGGGGCGTCGGTGGCCGAGCTGGCCCACGCGGCCGGGGACGTGCCGTTCCAGGTGCAGGACGAGGCCGCGCAGCTCGTGACGCTCCTCGCGGCGGGCGACCTCGCCGGCCGGCCGGCGCGCGTGCTCGACGCCTGCGCCGCGCCCGGCGGCAAGGCGTTCCACCTGGCCGAGCTGCTCGGGCCCGGGGCCGAGGTGGTCGCCGTCGAGCTCCACCCGCGCAAGGCCGACGAGCTGGCCCGCGAGGCCGCGCGCCGCGGCCTGCCCGCGGTGCGGGTGGTGTGCGCCGACGCGGGGAAGCCCATCCCCGGGCTCGAGCCCGGGAGCTTCGACGCGGTGCTGGTGGACGCGCCCTGCGCCGGCCTCGGCACGCTCCGGCGCCACCCCGAGCTGAAGCTGCGCCGCGCGCCCGGCGACCTGCCGCGCATGGCCGCGCTCCAGCGCCAGATCGCCCTCAACGCCGCCCGGTACGCCCGGCCCGGCGCGCCGGTCGTCTACTCGATCTGCTCGCTCTCGCGCGCCGAGGGGCCGGAGGTGGTCGAGGCGCTCCTCGCCCAGGGCTTCCGCCGCGCCCCGCCGCCCGCCGGCTTCCCGGCCGACGTGCTCGACGCGCAGGGCGATCTGCTCGCCCTCCCCAGCCGCCACGGGACCGACGGCTTCTACGCCGCGCGGCTGGTGCGGGACGCGCCCTCCACCGACTAG
- the rpe gene encoding ribulose-phosphate 3-epimerase, which yields MALPIRIAPSILSADFGRLAEEVRAVEAAGADVIHVDVMDGRFVPNITIGPLVVEAVRKVTRLPVDAHLMIVEPEKYVEAFAKAGADLVSVHAEVSPHLHRTLQAIRAAGARPAVALNPSTDLSAIEYVLGDCEMVLVMTVNPGFGGQKYIEACTEKVRRLRAMADARGLALEIEVDGGVKPETAGKVAAAGANVLVAGTAVFGAPDYRQAISSLRAAAERGRA from the coding sequence ATGGCCCTCCCCATCCGCATCGCCCCGTCGATCCTCTCCGCCGACTTCGGCCGGCTCGCCGAGGAGGTCCGCGCCGTCGAGGCGGCGGGCGCCGACGTGATCCACGTGGACGTGATGGACGGCCGGTTCGTGCCGAACATCACCATCGGCCCGCTGGTGGTGGAGGCGGTGCGCAAGGTGACGAGGCTCCCGGTGGACGCGCACCTCATGATCGTCGAGCCGGAGAAGTACGTGGAGGCGTTCGCGAAGGCCGGCGCCGACCTCGTCTCGGTGCACGCCGAGGTCTCGCCGCACCTCCACCGCACGCTGCAGGCCATCCGCGCCGCGGGGGCGCGGCCGGCGGTGGCGCTCAACCCGTCCACCGACCTGTCCGCGATCGAGTACGTGCTCGGCGACTGCGAGATGGTGCTCGTCATGACCGTCAACCCGGGCTTCGGCGGCCAGAAGTACATCGAGGCCTGCACCGAGAAGGTCCGCCGCCTGCGCGCCATGGCCGACGCGCGCGGCCTGGCGCTGGAGATCGAGGTGGACGGCGGGGTGAAGCCGGAGACCGCCGGCAAGGTCGCGGCCGCGGGCGCGAACGTGCTCGTCGCCGGCACCGCGGTGTTCGGCGCGCCGGACTACCGCCAGGCCATCTCGTCGCTCCGCGCCGCCGCGGAGCGGGGCCGCGCCTAG
- a CDS encoding septal ring lytic transglycosylase RlpA family protein, producing MSGRALRAAAVALCAAAACAHGPAREAGGPGRGEEAPARAAEAPARPGEQVGLASYYGKRHHGRRTASGSRFDMHAMTCAHRTAPFGTRLKVTSLESGKSVVVKVTDRGPFAGGRVVDLSYAAARKLGMVEDGVVRVRVEPLEDD from the coding sequence GTGAGCGGGCGCGCGCTCCGCGCGGCGGCGGTGGCGCTCTGCGCCGCGGCCGCCTGCGCGCACGGGCCCGCGCGCGAGGCCGGTGGCCCCGGGCGCGGCGAGGAGGCTCCCGCCCGCGCCGCCGAGGCGCCCGCGCGCCCCGGCGAGCAGGTCGGCCTCGCGAGCTACTACGGCAAGCGGCACCACGGGCGGCGGACCGCCAGCGGCAGCCGCTTCGACATGCACGCCATGACCTGCGCGCACCGCACCGCGCCGTTCGGCACGCGGCTCAAGGTGACGTCGCTCGAGTCCGGCAAGAGCGTGGTGGTGAAGGTCACCGACCGCGGCCCGTTCGCCGGCGGCCGGGTGGTGGACCTGTCCTACGCGGCGGCCCGCAAGCTGGGCATGGTGGAGGACGGCGTGGTGCGCGTCCGGGTCGAGCCGCTCGAGGACGACTAG
- a CDS encoding uracil-DNA glycosylase family protein, whose product MPRTPKTVTALEAVLRDVAAFRPRGFGPPIHGPPVPSRIFLIGQAPGPHEARFGRPFAWTAGKTLFRWLERATGAGEELVRERVYISAVVRCFPGKAPGGGDRVPTPDECALWRGFVEREVEILRPRLVIPVGRLAIQEVLGHTEPIAAVVGRTLRAYFHGVKTDVIPLPHPSGASTWFKMEPGKTLLDEALTLIADHPEVQRTFRRRRTA is encoded by the coding sequence GTGCCGCGCACCCCGAAGACCGTCACCGCCCTCGAGGCGGTGCTCCGCGACGTCGCGGCGTTCCGCCCGCGCGGCTTCGGCCCGCCCATCCACGGCCCGCCGGTGCCGAGCCGCATCTTCCTCATCGGCCAGGCGCCCGGGCCGCACGAGGCGCGCTTCGGCCGCCCGTTCGCGTGGACCGCCGGCAAGACGCTGTTCCGCTGGCTCGAGCGCGCCACCGGCGCCGGCGAGGAGCTGGTCCGCGAGCGCGTCTACATCTCCGCCGTGGTGCGATGCTTCCCCGGCAAGGCGCCGGGCGGCGGCGACCGGGTGCCCACGCCCGACGAGTGCGCGCTGTGGCGCGGCTTCGTCGAGCGGGAGGTGGAGATCCTCCGGCCGCGCCTCGTGATCCCGGTGGGCCGCCTCGCCATCCAGGAGGTGCTCGGCCACACGGAGCCCATCGCGGCCGTGGTCGGGCGCACGCTCCGTGCGTACTTCCACGGCGTGAAGACCGACGTCATCCCGCTGCCGCACCCGTCGGGTGCCTCGACCTGGTTCAAGATGGAGCCGGGCAAGACGCTGCTCGACGAGGCGCTGACGCTCATCGCCGATCACCCGGAGGTCCAGCGCACCTTCCGCCGGAGGCGCACCGCGTGA
- a CDS encoding DUF429 domain-containing protein, with translation MPNENEPSTAAGAVYGRASPPRIGLPERGVVIGLRWSGIEGAGNQILAAKIECEPERARLTRLWRPFTDAPGRRDVQARFAAWLAEEARWAEGRLTLGVDFALSLSETHLRQLGLLRQAIRGPAVLGRNLEERFLGQGGDFSEGAARLRAELGKDRPRFTDCYRAEPATPTSARAFRQTFFGLCTMARATAAFLPWDTPAAGKPLVVEVRPGHVARAMCGVCTYRDDERDGVARSSTRAKILRTLRHAAKLEFEMEQAAQIVEDGDGEHLDAVLSATGAAAAWHGGFTGVPANVPRCEGWIHSIREEPWREG, from the coding sequence ATGCCAAACGAGAACGAGCCATCCACCGCAGCGGGTGCCGTCTACGGCAGGGCGTCGCCGCCCAGGATCGGGCTGCCGGAGCGCGGCGTGGTCATCGGCCTGCGCTGGAGCGGGATCGAGGGCGCCGGCAACCAGATCCTCGCCGCGAAGATCGAGTGCGAGCCGGAGCGGGCGCGCCTGACGCGCCTGTGGCGGCCGTTCACCGACGCGCCGGGCCGCCGCGACGTGCAGGCGCGCTTCGCCGCCTGGCTGGCCGAGGAGGCGCGCTGGGCGGAGGGGCGCCTCACGCTCGGCGTGGACTTCGCGCTCTCGCTCTCCGAGACCCACCTGCGCCAGCTCGGGCTGCTGCGGCAGGCCATCCGCGGCCCGGCGGTGCTCGGCCGCAACCTCGAGGAGCGCTTCCTCGGGCAGGGCGGCGACTTCTCCGAGGGCGCGGCGCGGCTGCGCGCCGAGCTCGGGAAGGACCGCCCGCGCTTCACCGACTGCTACCGCGCCGAGCCGGCCACGCCCACCAGCGCGCGCGCGTTCCGGCAGACGTTCTTCGGCCTCTGCACCATGGCCCGCGCCACCGCCGCCTTCCTGCCCTGGGATACGCCGGCCGCCGGCAAGCCGCTCGTGGTCGAGGTGCGGCCCGGGCACGTGGCGCGCGCGATGTGCGGGGTGTGCACCTACCGCGACGACGAGCGCGACGGGGTGGCGCGCTCCTCCACCCGCGCCAAGATCCTCCGGACCCTGCGCCACGCCGCCAAGCTCGAGTTCGAGATGGAGCAGGCGGCGCAGATCGTCGAGGACGGCGACGGCGAGCACCTCGACGCGGTGCTCTCCGCCACCGGCGCGGCGGCGGCCTGGCACGGCGGGTTCACGGGCGTGCCCGCGAACGTTCCGCGCTGCGAGGGCTGGATCCACTCCATCCGCGAGGAGCCCTGGCGCGAGGGGTAG
- a CDS encoding response regulator transcription factor, with amino-acid sequence MASPARILVVEDDLAIRETIAELLQEEGYAVSCAANGAEALDRLAAVDQPPNLIVLDLMMPIMDGWAFRSVQRDDPRLSRIPVLVLSAGHGGDSRAVAGLGVEGFLPKPFDLASFVDAVHRLC; translated from the coding sequence ATGGCTTCCCCCGCTCGCATCCTGGTCGTCGAAGACGACCTCGCCATCCGGGAAACGATCGCCGAGCTGTTGCAGGAGGAGGGCTACGCGGTCAGCTGTGCCGCCAACGGCGCGGAGGCGCTGGACCGGCTCGCCGCGGTGGACCAGCCGCCCAACCTGATCGTGCTCGACCTGATGATGCCGATCATGGACGGCTGGGCCTTCCGCTCGGTCCAGCGCGACGACCCGCGCCTCTCGCGGATCCCCGTGCTCGTGCTCTCGGCGGGCCACGGCGGCGACAGCCGCGCCGTCGCGGGACTGGGCGTCGAGGGATTCCTCCCGAAGCCGTTCGACCTGGCGAGCTTCGTGGACGCGGTGCACCGGCTCTGCTGA
- the msrP gene encoding protein-methionine-sulfoxide reductase catalytic subunit MsrP, protein MARWRPDTAEREATPEALYLRRREFLALGAAGAVGLLLPRGARAGEPTGAALQVARKVDQAGGETPTPWDSVTGYNNFYELGTSKEDPSRNAGSLRPRPWTVTVAGEVKKPQTLDLDALTRMFPLEERVYRMRCVEAWSMVIPWVGFPLGDLVRRLEPTSRAKYVAFQTLLDRDQLPGQRRPVLPWPYVESLRIDEAAHPLALLAVGLYGRVLPGQNGAPLRLVVPWKYGFKGAKSIVRITFLADRPHTTWNDAAPDEYGFYANVNPEVDHPRWSQARERRIGEFFRRKTLPFNGYAAEVASLYAGLDLRKNY, encoded by the coding sequence ATGGCGCGCTGGCGACCGGACACCGCGGAGCGGGAGGCCACCCCGGAGGCGCTGTACCTGCGGCGGCGGGAGTTCCTGGCGCTCGGCGCCGCGGGCGCGGTGGGGCTGCTCCTGCCGCGCGGCGCGCGAGCCGGCGAGCCCACCGGCGCGGCGCTGCAGGTGGCGCGCAAGGTGGACCAGGCCGGCGGCGAGACGCCCACGCCCTGGGACTCGGTCACCGGCTACAACAACTTCTACGAGCTCGGCACCTCCAAGGAGGACCCGTCGCGCAACGCCGGCTCGCTCCGGCCCCGGCCCTGGACCGTCACCGTCGCCGGCGAGGTGAAGAAGCCGCAGACGCTCGACCTGGACGCGCTCACGCGCATGTTCCCGCTGGAGGAGCGCGTCTACCGGATGCGCTGCGTGGAGGCGTGGTCGATGGTGATCCCGTGGGTGGGCTTCCCGCTCGGCGACCTGGTGCGCCGCCTCGAGCCGACCTCGCGCGCGAAGTACGTGGCGTTCCAGACGCTGCTCGATCGCGACCAGCTCCCCGGGCAGCGCCGCCCGGTGCTGCCGTGGCCGTACGTGGAGTCGCTCCGCATCGACGAGGCCGCCCACCCGCTCGCGCTGCTCGCGGTGGGGCTCTACGGGCGCGTGCTGCCCGGGCAGAACGGCGCGCCGCTCCGGCTGGTGGTGCCGTGGAAGTACGGGTTCAAGGGCGCGAAGTCGATCGTGCGCATCACGTTCCTCGCCGACCGGCCGCACACCACCTGGAACGACGCCGCGCCGGACGAGTACGGCTTCTACGCGAACGTGAACCCGGAGGTGGACCACCCGCGCTGGAGCCAGGCGCGGGAGCGGCGCATCGGCGAGTTCTTCCGCCGCAAGACGCTGCCGTTCAACGGCTACGCCGCCGAGGTCGCCTCGCTCTACGCGGGGCTCGACCTGCGCAAGAACTACTGA
- the dctP gene encoding TRAP transporter substrate-binding protein DctP, whose amino-acid sequence MKKLLLAALLAALAPAARAQNVVIKLGTLAPQGSTWHEILKEMAQRWEQASGGQVKLRIYAGGAQGSEGDMVRKMGIGQLQGAAISNVGMHDVIPEPQALSVPFLFEDQAQMECAFAKVRPQLEAALEKRGLVALQWSRIGAIHLFCSSAHRSPADMANAKIWAWEGDPKSVEAFRAAGLKPVVLSSNDIVPSLQTGMIDCIPNVPLYVLTARLHEKASHMMDLPWSWMMGATLVRKDAWEKIPADTRAKLAAIARELGEKVDVEVKRLNTDAVTAMQKQGLQVEKGDPAAWRTAMEKTWPVVRGGVVPAAFFDEVKGARDACKAGGAKKK is encoded by the coding sequence GTGAAGAAGCTGCTCCTCGCCGCGCTGCTCGCGGCGCTCGCCCCGGCCGCCCGCGCCCAGAACGTCGTCATCAAGCTCGGCACGCTCGCGCCCCAGGGGTCCACCTGGCACGAGATCCTGAAGGAGATGGCGCAGCGCTGGGAGCAGGCGTCCGGCGGGCAGGTGAAGCTCCGCATCTACGCCGGCGGCGCCCAGGGCAGCGAGGGCGACATGGTCCGCAAGATGGGGATCGGCCAGCTCCAGGGCGCCGCCATCTCCAACGTCGGCATGCACGACGTCATCCCCGAGCCGCAGGCGCTCTCGGTCCCGTTCCTGTTCGAGGACCAGGCGCAGATGGAGTGCGCGTTCGCGAAGGTGCGGCCGCAGCTCGAGGCGGCGCTGGAGAAGCGCGGGCTCGTCGCGCTGCAGTGGAGCCGCATCGGCGCCATCCACCTGTTCTGCTCCTCGGCGCACCGCTCGCCGGCCGACATGGCGAACGCGAAGATCTGGGCCTGGGAGGGCGACCCGAAGAGCGTGGAGGCGTTCCGCGCGGCCGGGCTGAAGCCGGTGGTGCTCTCGTCCAACGACATCGTGCCCTCGCTGCAGACCGGCATGATCGACTGCATCCCCAACGTGCCGCTCTACGTCCTCACCGCCCGCCTGCACGAGAAGGCGAGCCACATGATGGACCTGCCCTGGAGCTGGATGATGGGCGCGACGCTGGTGCGCAAGGACGCCTGGGAGAAGATCCCGGCGGACACCCGCGCCAAGCTGGCCGCGATCGCCAGGGAGCTGGGCGAGAAGGTGGACGTCGAGGTGAAGCGGCTCAACACCGACGCCGTGACGGCCATGCAGAAGCAGGGGCTGCAGGTGGAGAAGGGCGACCCGGCCGCCTGGCGCACCGCCATGGAGAAGACCTGGCCGGTGGTGCGCGGCGGGGTGGTGCCGGCCGCGTTCTTCGACGAGGTGAAGGGCGCGCGCGACGCCTGCAAGGCGGGCGGGGCGAAGAAGAAGTAG
- a CDS encoding TRAP transporter TatT component family protein has product MNRTHHLALILAVTLPPLAGCRSAALSFAADAVAQSGTSYASDDDPELVRDAVPFGLKTMEGILEENPRHVGLLTALTSSFTQYGYAFVQADAEQADLDGRIDAARAGRLRARKLFLRAREYGLRGLEVRHEKLSRRLREGRDVPAALRRAGKEDVPLLYWTASAWTLAIVNGKGDMQLVAELPVAIAMMERALELDERWGDGAIHEFFVSYDATRSAAQGGGAERARAHLDRALALSMNKKLGPLVSWAEGVLVQQQDRAGFTRVLEEVVRADPDAEPKYRLANILAQRRARALLDHVDDLFL; this is encoded by the coding sequence GTGAACCGTACCCACCACCTCGCCCTCATACTCGCGGTCACGCTGCCGCCGCTCGCCGGGTGCAGGAGCGCCGCGCTGTCGTTCGCCGCCGACGCCGTCGCGCAGAGCGGCACCTCCTACGCCTCGGACGACGATCCGGAGCTGGTGCGGGACGCGGTCCCGTTCGGCCTGAAGACGATGGAGGGGATCCTCGAGGAGAACCCCAGGCACGTGGGGCTCCTGACCGCGCTCACCAGCAGCTTCACGCAGTACGGCTACGCGTTCGTGCAGGCGGACGCCGAGCAGGCCGACCTCGACGGCCGCATCGACGCGGCCCGCGCCGGCCGCCTCCGCGCGAGGAAGCTCTTCCTGCGCGCCCGCGAGTACGGCCTGCGGGGGCTGGAGGTGCGGCACGAGAAGCTCTCCCGCCGCCTTCGGGAGGGGCGCGACGTCCCGGCCGCGCTGCGGCGCGCCGGGAAGGAGGACGTCCCGCTGCTGTACTGGACCGCCTCCGCCTGGACGCTCGCCATCGTGAACGGCAAGGGCGACATGCAGCTCGTCGCCGAGCTGCCGGTGGCGATCGCGATGATGGAGCGGGCGCTCGAGCTGGACGAGCGCTGGGGCGACGGCGCCATCCACGAGTTCTTCGTCTCCTACGACGCCACCCGCAGCGCCGCCCAGGGCGGCGGGGCGGAGCGGGCCAGGGCGCACCTCGACCGGGCGCTCGCCCTCTCGATGAACAAGAAGCTGGGCCCGCTCGTCTCCTGGGCGGAGGGCGTCCTCGTCCAGCAGCAGGACCGGGCCGGGTTCACGCGCGTCCTCGAGGAGGTCGTGCGCGCCGATCCGGACGCCGAGCCGAAGTACCGGCTCGCCAACATCCTGGCCCAGCGGCGCGCCCGCGCGCTGCTCGACCACGTAGACGATCTGTTCCTCTAG